The following is a genomic window from Rhodoligotrophos defluvii.
TGGCCACCGCCACGAAATGGGCATCGTCGACCGTGATGCCTACCTTCTCCACCGGGGTGATGAGATAGGTCTTGCCGTCCTCGTCCTTGCGCAGAAGCGTCGAGAACAGCCGCACCAGCGGCTTCCGCCCGATTGGCGAGTTCATGTAGTACCAGGTGCCGTCCGCAGCGATGCGCATGTCGATGTCGCCGCAGAATTCCGGGTTCCACTTGTCCACCGGCGGCAGGCCGCGTTTGGTGGCAGCCTTCGCTTCCTTCAGCCCGCGCATCGGCTGGCTGGCATCGCCGGCAGCCGCCATGTTCATTGCCGCGACCTTTTCACCTCTCACGTCCATTTGATTCCAGTCGCCTTTCTCCGGGCGCGGTCAGGGTCCACACTCAATTCCGGACACAGTCTGTGAAATCTTTTTTGACATCCGTCCGGCAGGCTATCGTCACGTCTCGGAAGAACTATAGTTATTGATATGCAGAGCATCAACGAAGCCGACCACAAGGTGGTCGAAGACATCGAACGGGCTGGCGAGCGGCTGGCGCGGGCGAAGGACGCCATCGGCCGGGTGATCTTTGGCCAGCAGCCGGTCATCGACTTGGCCCTCACCGCGATCCTCAGCGGCGGCCACGGGCTGCTGGTGGGCTTGCCGGGCCTGGCCAAGACCAAGCTGGTCGAGACCATCGGCCACGTGCTGGGCCTGCAGGAGAAGCGGGTGCAGTTCACGCCGGATCTCCTGCCGTCCGACATCATCGGCTCGGAAGTGCTGGAAGAGAGCGATACCGGCACCCGCCACTTCCGCTTCATCAAGGGGCCCGTGTTCAGCCAGCTGCTGATGGCCGACGAGATCAACCGCGCGAGCCCCCGCACGCAATCGGCCCTGCTGCAGGCCATGCAGGAAAAGCACGTGACGGTGGCAGGCCAGCGCCATGACCTGCCCCGGCCCTTCCACGTGCTGGCCACCCAGAACCCGATCGAGCAGGAAGGCACCTATCCTTTGCCTGAAGCGCAGCTGGACCGCTTCCTCCTCGAGATCGACGTGCCCTATCCGGACCTCGAGGCTGAACGGCGCATGCTGTTTGCCACCACCGGGCCGGCCGAGACTTTGCCTGACCCGGTGATGACCGCCGAAGAACTCCAGGCACTGCAGCGGCTGGTGCGGCTCATCCCGGTAGGTGATTCGGTGGTGAACGCAGTCCTCAAGTTGGTGCGCACGGCGCGGCCCGGCCCCGATGCAGACGACTTCGTGCGCGAGACGGTGGCCTGGGGCCCCGGCCCGCGCGCGAGCCAGGCGCTGATGCTGGGCGTGCGCACCCGCTGCCTGATGGACGGCCGGCTGTCCCCCTCGGTTGATGACGTGATCGCGCTCGCCAATCCGGTGCTGCGCCACCGCATGGCCTTGACCTTCGCCGCCCGGGCCGACGGCCAGACGGTGGACGGTGTGATCTCGCGGCTCTGCGGCATGCTGGGATAGAAGCTTGGCGCCCATCTGGACAGCAGATCGCCCCACCAAGGTCCCGGTCGACGAGGCGCAGCATCTGGCCCAGGCCTATCCGGCCCTGCTGGTCCAGGCCGATCGCATCGCCAACACCGTCATGCTCGGCTTCCACGGCCGCCGCCGCCCGGGCAGCGGCGAGAGCTTCTGGCAGTTCCAGCGCTATCGTGCCGGCGAGGAAGCCTCTCGCATTGATTGGCGCAAGTCCGCCCGCTCCGACCAGCTCTATATCCGCCAGAACGAATGGGAAGCAGCCAACACGGTGTGGATGTGGGCCAGCGCTGCCCCGGGCATGGCGTTTCGCTCCAGGCTCGCCTCGACCACCAAGCGCGAGCGCGCACTGCTCGTTCTCCTGACCCTGTCGGCCCTTATGCTGTCGGCAGGCGAGCGCGTGGGCATTCTCGGCAGCGGTCGTCATCCGGTCGCCAGCCGCAACGGCCTTGAACGGCTGGCGGCCATCGCGACGGGCGCCGATCAGGAGGCCAGCGGACTGCCCCATGGCGCCTTTGCCGAGAGCGGGCTGCCACAGGTGAGCCTGCCGCGCTATTCCAACGTCATCCTCATCAGCGACTTCCTGGTTCCGCTCGATGCTCTGCGGGAAAGCATCTCCTCGATCGCCGCGCGCGACGTGCGCGGTCACCTGGTCCAGATCTTCGACCCGGCCGAGGAAAACCTGCCTTACACCGGCCGCAAAGAATTCGAGGAAACCGGCGGCGGCCCATTGCGCTTTATCATTGGACGCACGGAAAGCGTCCGTGACGCCTACAGGGCCCGCATAGAAACCCATCGCGCGGGCTTGCGGGAACTCGCGCAACGCCTTGGCTGGAGCTTCACCCTGCACCACACCGACCAGCCACCGCAGCGGGCGATCCTACCGCTCTACGGGCGGCTCTCGGGCAATATGCTGACC
Proteins encoded in this region:
- a CDS encoding AAA family ATPase encodes the protein MQSINEADHKVVEDIERAGERLARAKDAIGRVIFGQQPVIDLALTAILSGGHGLLVGLPGLAKTKLVETIGHVLGLQEKRVQFTPDLLPSDIIGSEVLEESDTGTRHFRFIKGPVFSQLLMADEINRASPRTQSALLQAMQEKHVTVAGQRHDLPRPFHVLATQNPIEQEGTYPLPEAQLDRFLLEIDVPYPDLEAERRMLFATTGPAETLPDPVMTAEELQALQRLVRLIPVGDSVVNAVLKLVRTARPGPDADDFVRETVAWGPGPRASQALMLGVRTRCLMDGRLSPSVDDVIALANPVLRHRMALTFAARADGQTVDGVISRLCGMLG
- a CDS encoding DUF1285 domain-containing protein — protein: MAAAGDASQPMRGLKEAKAATKRGLPPVDKWNPEFCGDIDMRIAADGTWYYMNSPIGRKPLVRLFSTLLRKDEDGKTYLITPVEKVGITVDDAHFVAVAMTVEGAGETQVLRFTTNVEDEVIVDDAHPLRFAREEGTDGLKPYVLVRGRLEALVARPIFYDLVERGCTREVEGVSWFGVWSSGRFYPMAPAAEIGL
- a CDS encoding DUF58 domain-containing protein: MAPIWTADRPTKVPVDEAQHLAQAYPALLVQADRIANTVMLGFHGRRRPGSGESFWQFQRYRAGEEASRIDWRKSARSDQLYIRQNEWEAANTVWMWASAAPGMAFRSRLASTTKRERALLVLLTLSALMLSAGERVGILGSGRHPVASRNGLERLAAIATGADQEASGLPHGAFAESGLPQVSLPRYSNVILISDFLVPLDALRESISSIAARDVRGHLVQIFDPAEENLPYTGRKEFEETGGGPLRFIIGRTESVRDAYRARIETHRAGLRELAQRLGWSFTLHHTDQPPQRAILPLYGRLSGNMLTGG